In a single window of the Magnolia sinica isolate HGM2019 chromosome 7, MsV1, whole genome shotgun sequence genome:
- the LOC131251057 gene encoding probable aquaporin SIP2-1, with protein MAGFLLIVSDLIISFMWVWSGALIKVCARQILGLETQTKVEILKGVLSVLCMFFFAWLGKISNGGSYNPLTVLPGAIFGSFSGFLFTMAGRIPAQVIGSIIGVQLIIQTFPEVGHGPRLNVDIHQGALTEGLLTFMIVVISLGAYKSNANSFFIKTWISSISKLALHILGSDLTGGCMNPASAMGWAYSRGDHITKEHLFVYWLAPLEAMLLGIWTFRLFVQPQKQQKQEKEEKANNKITKSD; from the exons ATGGCCGGATTCCTACTCATCGTATCGGATCTCATCATCTCATTCATGTGGGTGTGGTCAGGAGCTCTCATCAAGGTCTGTGCGCGTCAGATATTGGGTCTAGAAACCCAAACAAAGGTGGAGATCTTGAAGGGAGTCCTTTCTGTCCTGTGTATGTTCTTTTTTGCGTGGCTGGGGAAGATAAGcaatggtgggtcctacaacCCTCTGACAGTATTGCCAGGTGCCATTTTTGGGAGTTTCAGTGggtttctctttactatggctgGTAGGATTCCTGCTCAG gTAATTGGATCTATAATTGGGGTTCAGCTGATCATCCAAACCTTTCCTGAAGTGGGCCATGGGCCTCGTCTAAATGTTGATATTCATCAGGGAGCATTAACTGAAGGATTACTCACATTCATGATCGTGGTCATTTCTCTTGGAGCTTATAAGAGCAATGCTAACAGTTTCTTCATCAAAACATGGATTTCAAGTATCTCCAAGCTGGCTCTCCATATATTGGGTTCCGATCTGACAGGCGGATGCATGAACCCTGCTTCT GCAATGGGCTGGGCTTATTCCCGAGGAGACCACATAACTAAGGAACACCTGTTCGTGTACTGGCTCGCCCCGCTTGAGGCAATGCTGTTAGGTATTTGGACATTCAGGCTGTTTGTTCAACCCCAAAAGCAGCAGAAacaggaaaaagaagagaaagctAACAACAAGATAACCAAATCAGACTGA
- the LOC131251058 gene encoding magnesium-protoporphyrin IX monomethyl ester [oxidative] cyclase, chloroplastic — protein sequence MAAELSFLKPISKFSKTTPKFCTTTPPKLHFCVKMSAAAPSAETKRPKKAAKTNIKETLLTPRFYTTDFDEMETLFNTEINKNLNQSEFEALLQEFKTDYNQTHFVRNKEFKEAADKLQGPLRQIFVEFLERSCTAEFSGFLLYKELGRRLKKTNPVVAEIFSLMSRDEARHAGFLNKGLSDFNLALDLGFLTKARKYTFFKPKFIFYATYLSEKIGYWRYITIYRHLKANPEFQVYPIFKYFENWCQDENRHGDFFSALMKAQPQFLNDWKAKLWARFFCLSVYVTMYLNDCQRTAFYEGIGLDTKEFDMHVIIETNRTTARIFPAVLDVENPEFKRKLDRMVEINEKLLAVGDTEDIPLVKNMKRAPLIAALASELLAAYLMPPIESGSVDFAEFEPQVVY from the exons ATGGCAGCAGAACTCTCCTTCCTAAAACccatctcaaaattttcaaaaaccaccCCCAAATTTTGCACAACCACCCCACCAAAGCTCCATTTCTGTGTAAAAATGTCAGCTGCAGCCCCTTCAGCTGAAACCAAGAGGCCAAAGAAAGCAGCGAAAACCAACATCAAAGAGACTCTCCTCACTCCAAGATTCTACACCACAGATTTCGATGAGATGGAGACGCTCTTCAACACTGAAATCAACAAGAATCTCAACCAATCGGAGTTCGAAGCACTGCTGCAGGAATTCAAAACCGATTACAATCAGACCCATTTCGTCCGGAACAAGGAATTCAAGGAGGCGGCGGATAAATTACAAGGGCCGTTGCGACAGATCTTTGTTGAGTTCCTGGAACGGTCTTGCACTGCTGAATTCTCCGGCTTCCTTCTGTATAAAGAGCTTGGGAGGAGACTGAAG AAAACCAATCCAGTGGTCGCCGAAATCTTTTCGCTCATGTCGAGGGATGAAGCCAGACATGCTGG atttttgaacaAGGGTCTGTCAGATTTCAATCTGGCATTGGATTTGGGATTCCTGACAAAGGCTAGAAAATACACATTCTTCAAACCGAAGTTCATTTTCTACGCCACGTACTTGTCTGAGAAAATCGGGTATTGGAGATACATAACTATTTACAGGCATTTGAAGGCAAATCCGGAATTCCAAGTGTATCCGATCTTCAAGTACTTCGAGAACTGGTGCCAGGACGAGAACAGGCATGGAGATTTCTTCTCTGCATTGATGAAGGCACAGCCTCAATTCCTCAACGACTGGAAGGCGAAGCTGTGGGCACGATTCTTCTGTTTGTCg GTTTACGTGACAATGTACCTCAACGATTGCCAGCGTACTGCTTTCTACGAAGGCATCGGTCTTGACACCAAGGAATTCGACATGCATGTGATTATTGAG acCAACCGCACAACGGCAAGGATCTTCCCGGCTGTTTTGGACGTGGAGAATCCCGAGTTCAAGAGGAAGCTGGATAGGATGGTGGAGATCAACGAGAAGCTGCTTGCTGTGGGTGACACTGAGGACATTCCTCTGGTGAAGAACATGAAGCGGGCCCCGCTCATTGCCGCCTTGGCCTCCGAGCTCTTGGCTGCCTATCTCATGCCACCCATCGAGTCTGGGTCCGTTGATTTCGCAGAATTTGAGCCGCAGGTTGTGTATTGA